The following are encoded in a window of Amycolatopsis solani genomic DNA:
- a CDS encoding MFS transporter, with product MKGARTRFVNELHGRGERMLAVALAVLYLGTGLSYSLLALYCIRHLGLSPVAYGAGMSVAALLGIASGPVMGTLADRVDGHRLYAVLVWTMCAATAAVIFAPGWLALILLSVLTVCGRGSAAVIGALIGRSVPKERRIRYRAVVKSLSNSTMLIGLGLGALVLADGSKTAFRFGFAAEALTFVLAGLLVWLSMPGRAAVPAREAGEPPAERAGRSRFEVVKDVRFAALTVLNGILTLSESMLTIALPLWVSSRMHAPLWIVSVAMAIYTVGIVVLQIPASRGVDDVRTSVRAGRRGGVLFAVAAVMFPVAGMASGVPLAVGAVVVLALAIVAGEVFYTAGSWGLVYALAPEESLGQYQGFFNTGFDLSMMLGPALFAWLAGGQSTVGWGVLAAVFLLAALLITPLGTRVKEVGPATAST from the coding sequence ATGAAGGGGGCTCGCACCAGATTCGTCAATGAACTGCACGGCCGTGGCGAGCGGATGCTGGCGGTGGCACTGGCGGTGCTGTATCTCGGCACCGGCCTTTCGTATTCACTGCTCGCTTTGTACTGCATCCGGCATCTCGGCCTGAGCCCGGTCGCCTACGGTGCCGGGATGAGCGTCGCGGCGCTGCTCGGCATCGCCTCCGGGCCGGTGATGGGAACGCTCGCGGACCGGGTCGACGGGCACCGGCTGTACGCCGTCCTGGTGTGGACGATGTGCGCGGCCACCGCGGCCGTCATCTTCGCTCCGGGCTGGCTCGCGCTGATCCTGCTGAGTGTGCTGACGGTTTGTGGTCGGGGGAGCGCGGCGGTGATCGGTGCGCTGATCGGGCGTTCGGTACCCAAGGAACGCCGGATCCGGTACCGCGCCGTGGTCAAGTCCCTGAGCAACTCCACCATGCTGATCGGGTTGGGCTTGGGTGCACTCGTGCTGGCCGACGGCTCGAAGACGGCGTTCCGGTTCGGGTTCGCGGCCGAAGCGCTCACGTTCGTCTTGGCCGGCCTGCTGGTCTGGCTGTCGATGCCCGGACGGGCGGCGGTACCGGCTCGAGAAGCTGGTGAACCGCCGGCCGAGCGGGCCGGACGGTCTCGGTTCGAGGTCGTCAAAGACGTCCGGTTCGCCGCGCTGACCGTCTTGAACGGCATCTTGACGCTCTCCGAATCCATGCTCACCATTGCCCTGCCGTTGTGGGTTTCGTCGCGGATGCACGCTCCTCTCTGGATCGTGTCGGTCGCGATGGCCATCTACACCGTCGGAATCGTGGTCCTCCAGATCCCTGCCTCCCGCGGGGTCGACGACGTGCGCACGTCGGTTCGTGCCGGACGGCGCGGTGGCGTGCTGTTCGCGGTGGCGGCAGTGATGTTTCCCGTGGCGGGAATGGCGTCCGGGGTGCCGCTGGCGGTCGGCGCCGTCGTGGTACTGGCGCTGGCCATCGTGGCGGGCGAAGTGTTCTACACGGCGGGCTCGTGGGGGCTCGTCTACGCGTTGGCGCCGGAGGAGTCGCTCGGGCAGTACCAGGGGTTCTTCAACACCGGCTTCGACCTGAGCATGATGCTGGGGCCGGCGCTGTTCGCTTGGCTGGCCGGCGGCCAGAGCACGGTCGGCTGGGGTGTGCTGGCGGCCGTCTTCCTGCTGGCCGCGCTCCTGATCACGCCACTCGGTACGCGGGTCAAGGAAGTCGGCCCGGCGACCGCTTCGACCTGA
- a CDS encoding 2OG-Fe(II) oxygenase, with protein sequence MEVSQRGKRFVVIDGFLDEAKLASARTMLSRANFAQVDSVISPAEDGMAFRAKGIQFRDDLCAVGVGGRPAVYEELVRTVHREREFYGEHEVDWNRIAFTFWKYPAKSRLGWHDDAGHGRRGEFIVFLHETWRPSWGGELMVLDVDPEELREVASDAPVSRMEALLDACPISPVAIAPRPNRLVLVKAETVHQIHRVDETAGESLRCTLTGFVSKDVRETNARSARERMAEALGVR encoded by the coding sequence ATGGAAGTCTCTCAACGCGGTAAGCGGTTCGTCGTCATCGACGGCTTTCTCGACGAGGCGAAGCTGGCATCGGCGCGGACCATGCTCTCCCGCGCGAACTTCGCGCAGGTGGACAGCGTGATTTCGCCTGCCGAGGACGGAATGGCGTTCCGGGCCAAGGGAATCCAGTTCCGGGACGACCTGTGCGCGGTAGGTGTGGGTGGCAGGCCCGCCGTCTACGAGGAGCTTGTGCGGACCGTGCACCGCGAGCGCGAGTTCTACGGCGAGCACGAGGTCGACTGGAACCGGATCGCCTTCACCTTCTGGAAGTACCCCGCGAAGAGCCGGCTCGGCTGGCACGACGACGCGGGCCACGGGCGGCGGGGTGAGTTCATCGTGTTCCTGCACGAGACCTGGCGTCCGTCGTGGGGAGGCGAGCTCATGGTGCTCGACGTGGATCCGGAGGAGCTGCGCGAGGTCGCGAGTGACGCTCCCGTCTCCCGCATGGAGGCACTCCTCGACGCGTGCCCGATCAGCCCGGTGGCCATCGCACCCAGGCCGAACCGGCTGGTCCTGGTGAAGGCGGAGACCGTCCACCAGATCCACCGCGTGGACGAAACCGCCGGTGAATCCTTGCGGTGCACGCTCACCGGGTTCGTTTCGAAGGACGTGCGTGAAACGAACGCGCGTAGCGCGCGAGAAAGGATGGCGGAAGCTCTTGGAGTTCGATGA
- a CDS encoding acyl carrier protein, whose amino-acid sequence MPGHDAERRGAEYELLVATQVVEAFGELGIPVATVEEILENPSLRRRDFARLGLGSLDWIALAGKVEAVTGAELPDRALLEPEHRCVSGWAAALSATT is encoded by the coding sequence GTGCCCGGGCATGACGCGGAGCGTCGGGGAGCCGAGTACGAACTGCTGGTCGCGACCCAGGTCGTCGAGGCGTTCGGGGAGCTCGGAATCCCGGTCGCGACGGTGGAAGAGATCCTCGAGAACCCCAGCCTGCGCCGCCGGGACTTCGCGCGCCTGGGACTGGGGTCCCTGGACTGGATCGCCTTGGCCGGCAAAGTGGAGGCGGTCACCGGCGCGGAGCTGCCCGACCGTGCCTTGCTCGAACCGGAGCACCGGTGCGTCAGCGGCTGGGCGGCGGCCCTGTCCGCGACGACCTGA
- a CDS encoding class I adenylate-forming enzyme family protein has protein sequence MSGERQGLAGLILAQGAEIDGVPLEERESRFEEVGDRLAAAGVRPGDPVVLRGLQGRDLLLAAVAAWRLDAVPVPLPVSVSPGDSSAPRDACHVRPDLQVAPRTSDAPAFDLTGTAVLHLSSGTTGRPKLVKRGVGSLVVEAEGYRVGLSLVPGDRVAVPIPLAHSLGWGVAVSALVNGSSVEVTPLAGIGSLSRRIDSGAVSVLAATPPLARLLVDAPRRGERGLRAAIAGAGRVPEELDRVFRERFGVSLLRGYGSSETGGTFCGTDGIGRPLPGVEVLRPDTGETGELVLRLAAPVQGYLGGGEQSTHEWWTGDVVRRERDGVVRFVERTRGPLRLNGRFVDVSELDAALRSVPGVDDVHFLAVPRNPTPEIEDFFVVVAGSPGVEATLADRLERAGAPVPRLVRCERLPANTLGKPDRDAMIDLVRKDNAGARA, from the coding sequence ATGAGCGGTGAGCGCCAAGGGCTCGCGGGCTTGATCCTCGCGCAAGGAGCGGAGATCGACGGGGTGCCGCTGGAAGAGCGTGAATCCCGCTTCGAGGAAGTCGGCGACCGGCTGGCCGCGGCGGGCGTCCGGCCGGGGGACCCGGTTGTTCTCCGCGGACTGCAGGGCCGGGACCTGCTGCTCGCCGCGGTGGCCGCCTGGCGGCTGGACGCGGTCCCGGTGCCCCTCCCGGTGTCGGTGAGCCCGGGTGACTCGTCGGCCCCCCGCGACGCGTGCCACGTGCGGCCGGACCTGCAGGTGGCGCCGAGGACGTCGGACGCGCCGGCCTTCGACCTGACCGGCACCGCGGTGCTCCACCTGAGTTCGGGGACTACCGGCCGGCCGAAGCTGGTCAAGCGGGGTGTCGGGAGCTTGGTGGTCGAGGCGGAAGGTTATCGCGTCGGTCTGTCGCTGGTTCCCGGAGATCGTGTCGCCGTGCCGATCCCCCTGGCGCATTCCTTGGGTTGGGGTGTCGCGGTGAGTGCGCTCGTCAACGGCAGCAGCGTCGAGGTGACGCCGTTGGCGGGCATCGGTTCCCTGAGCCGCCGGATCGATTCGGGTGCCGTTTCGGTGCTGGCGGCCACGCCGCCGTTGGCCCGCCTCCTCGTCGACGCGCCGCGACGGGGGGAACGCGGGCTGCGGGCAGCGATCGCAGGCGCCGGTCGTGTCCCCGAAGAACTCGATCGAGTGTTCCGGGAGAGGTTCGGGGTTTCACTGCTTCGCGGGTACGGCTCGTCCGAGACGGGCGGGACGTTCTGCGGCACCGACGGGATCGGACGCCCTCTGCCGGGTGTCGAGGTGCTCCGCCCGGACACCGGCGAAACCGGTGAGCTCGTGCTGCGGCTGGCGGCCCCGGTTCAGGGATACCTCGGCGGCGGGGAGCAGAGCACGCACGAGTGGTGGACCGGAGACGTCGTCCGGCGGGAACGGGACGGCGTCGTGCGTTTCGTCGAACGGACCCGCGGTCCGCTCCGGCTCAACGGCCGGTTCGTCGACGTGTCCGAGCTCGATGCGGCGCTGCGTTCCGTTCCGGGCGTCGACGACGTGCACTTCCTCGCTGTCCCGCGCAACCCGACGCCGGAGATCGAAGACTTCTTCGTCGTGGTGGCGGGATCCCCGGGCGTCGAGGCAACCTTGGCGGATCGGCTGGAGCGCGCCGGCGCACCCGTGCCGCGCCTGGTGAGGTGCGAGCGCCTGCCGGCGAACACGCTCGGCAAGCCTGACCGCGACGCGATGATCGACCTGGTGCGGAAGGACAACGCCGGTGCCCGGGCATGA
- a CDS encoding biotin synthase BioB has protein sequence MTNVCRVNCDYCPMRRDNTRGNDRYFMSADEILERAVRIKDAGIDIILLQGGETPRELAAVEEAVPRIKELFGGRAEVLLNLGNMRKDQYARLREAGATSYILKHETSDPRLHRELRHESLDERLRCLRDLLDLGYKVGTGLISDLPGQSLDSVVDDIELAGELGVHMCSVSPFVPAPDTPLQLRLPGSVDLALNVLACLRISYPELLIPSVSALEKTSTGGQSRGLAAGANVMTVNFTGDSDRHRYLIYGKDRFVVKMQHVQELVRAAGLEVRGSVFLDDAVPAASR, from the coding sequence GTGACGAACGTTTGCCGGGTGAACTGCGACTACTGCCCCATGCGCCGGGACAACACCCGCGGCAACGACCGCTACTTCATGAGCGCCGACGAGATCCTGGAGCGAGCTGTCCGGATCAAGGACGCCGGCATCGACATCATCCTCCTGCAAGGCGGGGAAACGCCGCGGGAGCTGGCGGCCGTCGAGGAAGCCGTTCCCCGGATCAAGGAGCTGTTCGGCGGCCGCGCCGAAGTGTTGCTCAACCTGGGAAACATGCGGAAGGACCAGTACGCGCGCCTGCGCGAGGCCGGAGCGACCAGCTACATCCTGAAGCACGAGACCAGCGACCCCCGGCTCCACCGGGAGCTTCGCCACGAGAGCCTCGACGAACGGCTGCGCTGTCTGCGGGACCTGCTGGACCTGGGTTACAAGGTCGGGACCGGCCTCATCTCCGACCTGCCTGGGCAAAGCTTGGACAGCGTGGTGGACGACATCGAGCTGGCCGGCGAGCTCGGTGTCCACATGTGCAGCGTGAGCCCGTTCGTGCCGGCCCCGGACACCCCGTTGCAGCTGCGGCTCCCGGGGTCCGTCGACCTGGCGCTCAACGTGCTGGCTTGTCTTCGGATCAGCTACCCCGAGCTGCTCATCCCCTCGGTGAGCGCGCTGGAGAAGACCAGCACGGGCGGGCAGTCACGCGGGCTCGCGGCGGGCGCCAACGTCATGACGGTGAACTTCACGGGCGACTCCGACCGGCACCGCTACCTGATCTACGGCAAGGACCGCTTCGTGGTGAAGATGCAGCACGTCCAAGAGCTCGTCCGGGCGGCGGGGCTGGAGGTCCGCGGCTCGGTGTTCCTGGACGACGCGGTACCGGCGGCGTCACGATGA
- a CDS encoding B12-binding domain-containing radical SAM protein, giving the protein MARVALVNLASLPMPGNDPIFPIGLRCVQDALDRAGHETRLIDFVETPAALGDLSWAAGEWDVIGFTIRNIDPLDLTCDGHVDHYQAFVARVREVVGRGGPLLVGGGPGYSLFADGLVRRLGFDVGVIGPGEQTILEIVADPDAHRGSGRNLSGARFPGFLANDLQHPHSLMSAYVRRQGQVEGTMIGVETRRKTCYQGCVYCPYAYISGQNQGDLKPLDLIAAELHAIHGSGIRRVFFTDGIFNSELKYAKEVVRTIIEQKLPGLTWSAYFTPKPFDDEFAELLGHSDVEFVVVSPDSLDDGMMKVLGKSFGTRHVTRFIERAKRHGLELRMNVVFGGPGESRASVRATAQYVNANLATEELVMNLGYRVLPETALARQLSLADDDLLDPTFYPFDPDLFSWVIEELDSRFMSTRVLLNLMAARSSSKRMKKVPLPGKAPDGVAANFPYLALTRSRPDAEPVRQGLG; this is encoded by the coding sequence ATGGCTCGTGTCGCACTCGTCAACCTGGCCAGTCTCCCCATGCCCGGCAACGACCCCATCTTCCCGATCGGTCTCCGTTGTGTGCAGGACGCCCTTGACCGCGCCGGGCACGAGACCCGGCTCATCGACTTCGTCGAGACCCCCGCCGCGCTGGGCGACCTCTCGTGGGCAGCCGGAGAGTGGGATGTCATCGGCTTCACGATCCGCAACATCGACCCGCTGGACCTCACCTGCGACGGGCACGTCGACCACTACCAGGCGTTCGTCGCCCGGGTCCGGGAGGTCGTCGGTCGCGGCGGTCCGCTCTTGGTGGGAGGCGGCCCGGGGTACAGCCTCTTCGCGGACGGGTTGGTCCGGCGGCTCGGCTTCGACGTCGGGGTGATCGGGCCCGGGGAGCAGACGATCCTCGAAATCGTCGCGGACCCGGACGCGCACCGAGGTTCCGGCCGGAACCTGAGCGGAGCGCGGTTTCCGGGGTTCCTCGCCAACGACCTGCAGCATCCCCATTCGCTGATGTCCGCGTACGTCCGCCGCCAGGGCCAGGTCGAAGGCACGATGATCGGTGTCGAGACCCGCCGCAAGACCTGCTACCAGGGCTGCGTCTACTGCCCCTACGCCTACATCAGCGGACAGAACCAAGGTGACCTCAAGCCGTTGGACCTGATCGCGGCCGAGCTGCACGCGATCCACGGATCGGGGATCCGGCGGGTGTTCTTCACCGACGGCATCTTCAACAGCGAGCTCAAGTACGCCAAGGAGGTGGTGCGGACCATCATCGAGCAGAAGCTCCCCGGGCTGACCTGGTCCGCCTACTTCACCCCGAAACCGTTCGACGACGAGTTCGCCGAGCTGCTCGGTCACAGCGACGTCGAGTTCGTGGTCGTCTCACCGGACAGCCTGGACGACGGGATGATGAAGGTCCTGGGGAAGAGCTTCGGCACCCGGCACGTGACCAGGTTCATCGAACGCGCCAAGCGCCACGGCCTCGAACTGCGGATGAACGTGGTTTTCGGCGGACCGGGGGAAAGCCGCGCAAGCGTGCGTGCGACCGCCCAGTACGTCAATGCGAACCTGGCGACGGAAGAGCTGGTGATGAACCTCGGGTACCGGGTCCTGCCGGAGACGGCACTCGCCCGGCAGCTCTCCCTGGCCGACGACGACCTGCTGGACCCGACGTTCTACCCGTTCGACCCGGACCTCTTCTCCTGGGTCATCGAGGAGCTGGACAGCCGCTTCATGAGCACACGGGTGCTGCTCAACCTCATGGCGGCGCGGAGTTCGAGCAAGCGGATGAAGAAGGTTCCGTTGCCGGGGAAAGCGCCGGACGGTGTGGCGGCGAACTTCCCGTACCTCGCGTTGACCCGCAGCCGGCCTGACGCGGAGCCGGTTCGGCAGGGCCTCGGATGA
- a CDS encoding aspartyl/asparaginyl beta-hydroxylase domain-containing protein: protein MIEKSPEYLEQWIEQNGVDRRDVARVVEGVDISSRRAVPDLPHGQEPEIFVPGLTAAAWWDRDRFPWLPAFEASAADITREFTDAGGFAGGGAVSQPSELTDKGRWTALYLYCIGKAYSRNLRLCPATARALDAVPGVTGTHGGMCYFSIMEPRTHVSAHTGYTNAHLRCHLGLVVPEGSALRVGDETREWERGKAFVFDDSFEHEAWNDSDSGRAVLLFDLWHPDLTAVEVRALAHMMGVWRRLLARSFWSAEMVRA, encoded by the coding sequence TTGATCGAGAAGAGTCCGGAGTACCTGGAGCAGTGGATCGAGCAGAACGGGGTCGACCGGCGCGACGTGGCCCGCGTCGTCGAGGGCGTGGACATCAGTTCGCGCCGAGCGGTCCCGGACCTGCCACACGGGCAGGAGCCCGAGATCTTCGTTCCCGGTCTCACCGCGGCGGCCTGGTGGGACCGGGACAGGTTCCCCTGGCTCCCGGCCTTCGAAGCCTCGGCCGCGGACATCACCCGTGAATTCACCGACGCGGGCGGTTTCGCCGGCGGTGGTGCGGTTTCGCAGCCGAGTGAGCTCACCGACAAGGGCCGCTGGACCGCGCTCTACCTGTACTGCATCGGGAAGGCCTACTCCCGGAACCTCCGGCTGTGCCCGGCGACAGCGCGTGCCCTCGACGCGGTTCCCGGCGTCACCGGCACCCACGGAGGCATGTGCTACTTCTCGATCATGGAGCCGCGCACTCACGTCTCCGCGCACACCGGCTACACCAACGCGCACCTGCGATGCCATCTCGGACTGGTGGTTCCCGAGGGAAGTGCCCTCCGCGTGGGCGACGAGACGCGGGAATGGGAACGCGGTAAAGCCTTCGTCTTCGACGACTCCTTCGAGCACGAAGCGTGGAACGACTCGGACTCGGGGCGCGCTGTCCTGCTCTTCGACCTGTGGCACCCGGATCTGACCGCGGTGGAGGTGCGAGCTCTGGCTCACATGATGGGCGTGTGGCGGAGACTGCTGGCACGCAGCTTCTGGTCTGCCGAAATGGTCCGGGCGTAG
- a CDS encoding Os1348 family NHLP clan protein gives MPNSTDAYTAEQIAEAVKVAQIMDAVVGRLTYDKEFAAALANNPSEALANAGLRMEKEAVEVLMATDPERFDRSCEALFDLVDSDFLHKLVMPSCGPSLVPEHQYDVA, from the coding sequence ATGCCCAATTCGACTGACGCCTACACCGCGGAGCAGATCGCGGAGGCCGTCAAGGTGGCCCAGATCATGGACGCGGTCGTCGGACGGCTGACCTACGACAAGGAGTTCGCGGCCGCACTGGCCAACAACCCGAGCGAGGCCCTCGCGAACGCCGGCCTGCGCATGGAGAAGGAAGCGGTCGAGGTCCTCATGGCGACCGACCCCGAGCGCTTCGACCGGTCCTGCGAGGCACTGTTCGACCTCGTCGACTCGGACTTCCTGCACAAGCTCGTGATGCCGTCGTGCGGTCCGAGCCTGGTGCCCGAGCACCAGTACGACGTGGCCTGA
- a CDS encoding ParB/RepB/Spo0J family partition protein: MPIAQLVTADSPRIHGEQVEHTKLLAATEAVLPPIVVHRPTMRVVDGMHRLKAAVLRGEDTVDVLFFSGGDADAFVLAVELNHAHGLPLSTADRKVAAARIVDSHPMWSNRRISAVTGLSADTVAKIRQCSTDRIGQSNVRVGRDGRLRPLDGAQARRRAAEVITANPAASLRDIAKAARISPSTARDVRARLARGEAPVTPRQRNGNEPVPLGRAAVKPAAARDGRTRRDRRSGPGEPRAVSAAEFVALLARDPSLRFSEAGRALLRFIGCAAVEDDQWDEMVRGVPVHQRETVVQLARECASVWRGFAERLESRTGDGVELKAK, from the coding sequence GTGCCGATCGCGCAGCTGGTGACGGCGGACTCCCCGCGCATTCACGGCGAGCAGGTCGAGCACACCAAGCTGCTCGCGGCGACGGAGGCCGTGCTGCCGCCGATCGTCGTCCACCGGCCGACCATGCGGGTCGTCGACGGGATGCACCGGCTCAAGGCGGCCGTCCTCCGGGGCGAGGACACCGTCGACGTGCTGTTCTTCAGCGGTGGCGACGCGGACGCCTTCGTGCTTGCCGTCGAGCTCAACCACGCGCACGGCCTGCCGTTGTCGACGGCCGACCGCAAGGTCGCCGCCGCCCGGATCGTCGACTCCCACCCGATGTGGTCTAACCGGCGGATCTCGGCGGTGACCGGCCTGTCGGCCGACACCGTCGCGAAGATCCGGCAGTGTTCGACTGACCGGATCGGGCAGTCGAACGTCCGGGTCGGGCGGGACGGCCGGCTGCGGCCGCTGGACGGCGCCCAGGCGCGCAGACGTGCCGCCGAGGTGATCACGGCCAATCCGGCCGCGTCCTTGCGCGACATCGCCAAAGCCGCTCGCATCTCCCCGTCGACCGCGCGGGACGTGCGCGCGAGGCTCGCCCGCGGTGAGGCCCCGGTGACTCCCCGGCAGCGGAACGGGAACGAACCCGTGCCGCTCGGCCGCGCCGCCGTGAAACCGGCCGCAGCGCGGGATGGGCGCACCCGGCGTGACCGGAGATCGGGGCCGGGGGAACCTCGGGCCGTTTCGGCCGCCGAATTCGTGGCGCTGCTCGCCCGGGATCCGTCGTTGCGCTTCAGCGAGGCCGGCCGGGCCTTGTTGCGGTTCATCGGTTGCGCGGCCGTCGAGGACGACCAGTGGGATGAAATGGTCAGGGGCGTACCCGTTCACCAACGCGAAACGGTGGTGCAACTGGCCCGTGAATGCGCATCGGTTTGGCGAGGCTTCGCCGAGCGCCTGGAGAGTCGCACCGGTGACGGCGTCGAGCTGAAGGCAAAATAG
- a CDS encoding GNAT family N-acetyltransferase — MSGWAATGPRSLADELVRRGARLIRATHRMTCDLSASLPLAEWACEDAPQPLRFTPLDLPVDDLLPAWRAAYAPGHPDYREEYEDAAVLRRRFDGLVAGTAYGPLSPLSGLVCDDGVVVAGVVLNHLPGDVPWGGLLITDLFRHPSYPGSGTVLLRRTLARAAAAAVEVVGLVVTDGNPARRLYERHGFAVFESPVTVRVP; from the coding sequence TTGTCCGGCTGGGCGGCCACCGGACCACGGTCCCTCGCCGACGAGCTCGTGCGGCGAGGAGCCCGGCTCATCCGGGCGACCCACCGCATGACCTGCGATCTGTCCGCGTCGCTTCCGCTCGCCGAATGGGCGTGCGAGGACGCTCCACAGCCCCTCCGGTTCACTCCGCTCGACCTGCCGGTCGACGATCTGCTTCCGGCGTGGCGCGCCGCGTACGCACCCGGGCACCCCGACTATCGCGAGGAGTACGAAGACGCTGCCGTACTGCGCCGGCGCTTCGACGGCTTGGTGGCCGGGACGGCGTACGGGCCCCTGTCACCGCTGAGCGGGCTGGTCTGCGACGACGGGGTGGTCGTGGCCGGAGTGGTGCTCAACCACCTGCCCGGGGACGTGCCCTGGGGAGGACTGCTGATCACGGACTTGTTCCGCCACCCGTCGTACCCCGGGTCGGGGACGGTCCTGCTCCGGCGCACGCTGGCTCGAGCGGCCGCCGCGGCCGTCGAGGTCGTGGGCCTGGTGGTCACGGACGGCAACCCCGCACGACGACTCTACGAGCGGCACGGGTTCGCCGTGTTCGAGAGCCCGGTCACGGTCAGGGTGCCCTGA
- the lxmK gene encoding class V lanthionine synthetase subunit LxmK: MTEIDTDDLDVTERTIADSLLTELGLGALDTVTGTFTGRHRNWAGATVSGAGVFVKRIEAASPDGAARLGRLISLESADWNPAPRPRCHGWDLRSGMLVYELIAPARDGARLADDGDFDEATAAVLGHLVAGLHNEDPPPWLDTSIPRLPPRHELDALPLDAFRAACAAELELWRLLQGDDALTSAIHELNVAPDGLHTPTHCDLRLDQFVVGEEGVRLADWDELRLADPARDVGAFAGEWLYRSTQRIVFEDGTPGHRDVVAKGAAQFAAVRPLIAAFWRAYLDHRREPDPDLARRSAAFAGWHQFDRVLAAAHGQSRLLPVERAAAGIGRAVLLAPQRFTTTLGLAT; the protein is encoded by the coding sequence GTGACAGAAATCGACACCGACGATCTGGACGTCACCGAGCGGACGATTGCCGATTCACTGTTGACAGAACTGGGATTGGGCGCGCTCGACACCGTCACGGGAACGTTCACCGGCCGGCACCGCAATTGGGCAGGCGCCACTGTTTCGGGCGCCGGGGTCTTCGTCAAGCGAATCGAAGCAGCATCCCCGGACGGCGCCGCCCGGCTCGGCAGGCTGATCTCCTTGGAATCGGCGGATTGGAACCCGGCGCCGAGGCCACGGTGTCACGGCTGGGATTTGCGCTCCGGAATGCTGGTGTACGAACTGATCGCGCCCGCGCGAGACGGCGCACGGCTCGCCGACGACGGGGATTTCGACGAAGCGACCGCCGCGGTTCTGGGTCACCTCGTGGCCGGACTGCACAACGAGGATCCCCCGCCCTGGCTCGACACGTCGATCCCCCGGCTTCCCCCACGGCACGAGCTGGACGCCCTCCCGCTCGACGCGTTCCGCGCGGCGTGCGCCGCCGAGCTCGAGTTGTGGCGGTTGCTGCAGGGGGACGACGCGCTGACGTCGGCGATCCACGAGCTGAACGTCGCGCCGGACGGACTCCACACCCCCACGCACTGCGACCTCCGGCTGGACCAGTTCGTGGTCGGCGAAGAAGGGGTCCGCCTCGCCGACTGGGACGAACTCAGGCTGGCGGATCCCGCGCGCGACGTCGGCGCCTTCGCCGGTGAATGGCTGTACCGGAGCACGCAGCGGATCGTGTTCGAAGACGGAACACCCGGGCACCGGGACGTCGTCGCCAAGGGGGCCGCGCAGTTCGCCGCCGTGCGCCCGCTGATCGCGGCGTTCTGGCGGGCGTACCTCGACCACCGCCGGGAACCGGACCCCGATCTCGCCCGCCGTTCGGCGGCGTTCGCGGGCTGGCACCAGTTCGATCGCGTCCTCGCCGCCGCCCACGGGCAGTCCCGGCTGCTCCCGGTCGAACGCGCCGCGGCCGGTATCGGCCGAGCGGTGCTGCTCGCTCCGCAGCGGTTCACCACCACACTGGGGCTCGCCACGTGA
- a CDS encoding T3SS effector HopA1 family protein: MLDVLRELDVDVREDEVAIAGQMLETPTGTALRAQLAAALYDRLHVGGTTASPEAPGFSSRLAAAVPHEFTRVSGRVVSRSGADDVVVEIEGVRVRVPASRTTARSAGEFVSIDIGCTRPSLAPGFFLVDGSAGHGLVSGDHTLRVYAHLVEPSTATAAWRAILVSLEQLRVPFRAKISLHLPRRDALVLYLGREAWPCTTDIVDALTSAPGLGRSVSVYAHQLADGVAAAWDPADVRPGYRGLSFGEHRSRAIADALLAPGAPEEELARSLERSNVDATGIFRNLNSPAL; the protein is encoded by the coding sequence TTGCTCGATGTCCTGCGAGAGCTCGACGTCGACGTGCGGGAGGACGAGGTCGCCATCGCCGGTCAGATGCTGGAGACACCCACCGGAACCGCCCTGCGCGCGCAGCTGGCGGCCGCTTTGTACGATCGCCTGCACGTCGGTGGGACCACGGCGTCCCCCGAAGCTCCCGGGTTCAGCAGCCGGCTCGCGGCGGCGGTTCCCCACGAGTTCACGCGTGTCAGCGGTCGCGTGGTCTCCCGCAGTGGCGCGGACGACGTGGTCGTCGAAATCGAGGGTGTCCGGGTGCGCGTTCCGGCGTCCCGGACCACGGCCCGCTCGGCAGGGGAGTTCGTTTCGATCGACATCGGCTGCACCCGCCCGAGCCTGGCGCCCGGCTTCTTCCTCGTCGACGGTTCAGCGGGGCACGGGCTCGTCTCGGGAGACCACACCCTTCGCGTTTACGCGCACCTGGTCGAACCATCCACCGCGACCGCCGCGTGGCGCGCGATCTTGGTGTCCCTCGAACAACTCCGGGTGCCGTTTCGAGCCAAGATCAGCCTGCACCTCCCTCGCCGCGACGCGCTGGTGCTCTACCTCGGACGCGAGGCCTGGCCGTGCACGACCGACATCGTCGATGCGCTGACGAGCGCGCCCGGCCTCGGCCGCTCGGTGTCGGTATACGCGCACCAGCTCGCCGACGGGGTCGCGGCGGCCTGGGACCCGGCGGATGTGCGGCCCGGATACCGGGGGCTCAGCTTCGGCGAACACCGATCACGCGCCATCGCCGACGCCCTGCTGGCGCCGGGAGCACCAGAGGAGGAACTGGCCCGCTCCCTGGAAAGGAGCAACGTCGACGCGACCGGGATCTTCCGGAACCTCAACTCCCCGGCGTTGTGA